In Numida meleagris isolate 19003 breed g44 Domestic line chromosome 3, NumMel1.0, whole genome shotgun sequence, the following are encoded in one genomic region:
- the ARHGEF33 gene encoding rho guanine nucleotide exchange factor 33 — MDTNKQEGETESVPVSTPATQISQLQALASELKAGFTEAMQELSRIQHGEYALEEKVKSCRCAMEEKVAEMKNSLNTFKEELSDAKSMIEEISAKQEEMQQKIEQLQQEKRRESRKVKAKRAQKDDHSSQTVPTPLQGSPFRSINLPEPVLINEDFTSLLHNVTYEKVSDTRIMPIGEGSVKVIGGPGAPIETDDSLKPSLTADGQAKVHLQSTVWKQPKDTKDWGDEYISKEQPERGKDVAQSRYSSADNIICEPSLAAKRQNIALELLESERKYVINLSLILKIKATLQGPDVKRSTKERSFFPNSLRYLVQQHVDLLHALQERVLSWPRQGILGDIFLKLTNDENNFLDYYVAYLRDLPECISLIHVVILKEVEEEIKSDLYILFFHIVQRIPEYLIHLQNVLKFTEQEHPDYYLLLVCVQRLRVFISHYSLLFQCNEDLLIQKRKKLKNTTMDFSSLRSSLVKLYKGLTSQCTSQDVSPTPSTASIRDSGIHSEEAMQSFQPAPSSGTTTPHLMPQMKKPQPTVLENIQAVKPPDWEMESRKHERPENILASSQLTEQELKALTAPLQSIPEMEYEAPPADAVGNPERAIRTSVELLQDARNFAPSYEEFDYPGEVFTMPGPYEDDTFQNLALFENCSPASSESSLDICFLRPVNFTSEPERTDHALQPLPKSSTPVSSSTYKREMFHSKGKQLSRSLKELPRSAEGVSSRLYSTRSSSGSRLQQKQERNVQPHMISASSRSSQRSYFPPQRGAGEKPSFLEELHAEDNTRFCQKDDNEQTSFSDHNPRHEPKGGFRSSFRKLFKKK, encoded by the exons ATGgacacaaacaaacaagaag GAGAGACCGAAAGTGTGCCTGTGAGTACCCCTGCAACACAGATTTCCCAG TTGCAGGCATTAGCCTCTGAGTTGAAGGCGGGTTTCACAGAAGCTATGCAGGAGCTGTCACGAATCCAGCATGGCGAGTATGCCTTGGAGGAGAAGGTCAAGAGCTGCCGCTGTGCCATGGAAGAGAAAGTGGCTGAGATGAAGAACTCCCTTAACACCTTCAAG GAGGAACTCAGTGATGCGAAGTCAATGATCGAAGAAATCAGTGCCAAGCAGGAggaaatgcaacagaaaattgagcagctgcagcaggagaagcgGCGGGAATCACGGAAAGTGAAAGCTAA AAGAGCACAGAAGGACGATCACAGCTCACAGACAGTGCCTACACCTCTACAAGGCAGCCCATTTCGATCCATAAACCTCCCAGAACCTGTACTGATCAATGAAGATTTTACAAGTCTTTTGCACAACGTGACTTACGAAAAAG TGTCTGACACCAGGATCATGCCGATAGGAGAAGGAAGTGTGAAAGTCATAGGAGGTCCAG GAGCACCCATAGAGACTGACGACAGCCTCAAGCCTTCGCTGACAGCAGATGGTCAGGCAAAGGTGCATCTGCAGTCAACAGTATGGAAGCAGCCCAAAGACACCAAGGACTGGGGAGATGAATACATTTCCAAAGAGCAAccagaaagagggaaagatgtGGCCCAAAGCAGATACAGCTCGGCAGACAACATTATATGTGAACCCTCTTTGGCTG CCAAAAGGCAGAACATCGctttggagctgctggagtcagAGAGGAAGTATGTCATCAACCTTTCCTTAATCCTGAAGATCAAGGCCACGTTGCAAGGGCCAGATGTGAAAAGGAGCACCAAAGAGAGAAG TTTCTTCCCCAATTCTTTGCGGTACCTGGTGCAGCAGCACGTCGACTTACTTCACGCTCTCCAGGAGCGAGTCCTGAGCTGGCCACGGCAAGGAATTCTAGGAGACATCTTCCTGAAGTTAACAAATGATGAG AACAATTTTCTGGACTACTACGTTGCTTACCTGAGGGACCTGCCAGAATGCATCTCTCTGATCCACGTGGTGATCTTGAAGGAG GtagaagaagaaatcaaatcCGATCTCTACATTCTGTTCTTCCATATAGTCCAGCGAATCCCTGAATACCTAATTCATCTGCAG AACGTCCTGAAGTTCACGGAGCAAGAGCATCCTGATTATTACCTGCTGCTGGTGTGCGTGCAGCGTCTCCGGGTTTTCATCTCACACTACAGCCTCCTCTTCCAATGCAATGAAGATCTGCTtatacagaagaggaaaaaactgaaGAA CACGACGATGGATTTCTCCTCCCTCAGGTCGTCCCTGGTGAAGCTGTACAAAGGTCTCACTTCCCAGTGTACAAGCCAAGATGTTTCTCCAACACCCAGCACAGCCTCTATCCGTGACAGCGGGATTCACTCTGAAGAGGCAATGCAGTCATTCCAACCAGCACCTTCCTCTGGCACGACAACCCC gCATTTGATGCCTCAGATGAAGAAACCTCAGCCAACTGTCCTGGAGAACATCCAGGCGGTAAAGCCCCCTGACTgggaaatggaaagcagaaaacatgagAGGCCAGAGAACATCCTTGCATCCTCTCAGCTCACAGAGCAGGAACTCAAGGCTCTGACAGCTCCTTTACAATCCATCCCTGAAATGGAGTATGAAGCACCACCTGCCGACGCGGTGGGAAACCCAGAGAGAGCCATCAGGAcctctgtggagctgctgcaggatgcgAGGAACTTTGCGCCAAGCTATGAAGAGTTTGACTACCCTGGGGAAGTCTTCACCATGCCAGGTCCCTATGAAGATGATACCTTCCAAAACCTCGCTCTCTTTGAGAATTGCTCCCCAGCCTCCTCAGAATCCAGCTTAGACATTTGTTTCCTTAGGCCTGTTAACTTCACGTCAGAACCAGAGAGGACAGATCACGCCTTGCAGCCGTTGCCTAAGAGCAGCActcctgtcagcagcagcacgtACAAGCGTGAGATGTTCCACAGCAAAGGCAAGCAGCTGAGCAGGTCTCTGAAGGAGCTGCCGAGGAGCGCCGAGGGCGTGAGCTCCAGACTCTACAGCACAcggagcagcagtgggagccggctgcagcagaagcaggagagGAATGTCCAGCCTCACATGATCTCAGCCTCATCTCGAAGCTCCCAAAGGAGCTACTTTCCCCCACAGAGAGGAGCGGGTGAAAAACCAAGCTTTTTGGAA GAGCTCCATGCAGAAGACAACACCAGGTTCTGCCAGAAGGATGACAATGAGCAAACATCCTTCAGCGACCACAACCCACGGCACGAGCCCAAGGGGGGTTTCCGGAGCTCCTTCCGCAAgctcttcaaaaagaaataa